From a region of the Myxococcus stipitatus genome:
- a CDS encoding LysR substrate-binding domain-containing protein — protein MTVPSDWLPALAAFECAARHQNFARAAEELGLTASAVSHHVRKLETLVGATLFVRHARGVALTPEGRRLADTASKALADVGDVLRALGDAPTERNLVRITTVHSLAYAWLLPRLPAFTAAHPHVRLRIDSEQALTRFDENGPDLGIRFGQGPWPGLTALHLMDDALFPVASPTMPGLDALGGPADLVRMPLIEDMAREGWPDWFRAAGYPGARLDIRHTFSDTTGALMAAVLGMGVALAREQIIAPYLATGSLVRIPGPALPGRASYYVVYPSHRRVRPAARAFIDWLMDQPRHPTPPTLTHAPPSR, from the coding sequence ATGACCGTCCCCTCCGACTGGCTCCCCGCGCTGGCCGCCTTCGAGTGCGCCGCCCGCCACCAGAACTTCGCGCGCGCGGCGGAGGAGCTGGGCCTGACGGCCAGCGCCGTCAGCCACCACGTCCGCAAGCTGGAGACCCTGGTCGGCGCGACCCTGTTCGTCCGACACGCGCGAGGGGTGGCGCTGACGCCCGAGGGCCGGCGGCTCGCGGACACGGCGAGCAAGGCCCTGGCGGACGTCGGTGACGTCCTGCGCGCGCTCGGAGACGCGCCGACCGAGCGCAACCTGGTGCGCATCACCACGGTGCACTCACTGGCCTATGCCTGGTTGCTGCCCCGCCTCCCGGCCTTCACCGCGGCCCACCCCCACGTGCGCCTGCGCATCGACAGCGAGCAGGCCCTGACGCGCTTCGACGAGAATGGCCCCGACCTGGGCATCCGCTTCGGCCAGGGCCCCTGGCCCGGCTTGACGGCCCTCCACCTCATGGACGACGCCCTGTTCCCCGTGGCCTCGCCGACGATGCCAGGACTCGACGCGCTGGGCGGGCCCGCGGACCTCGTGCGGATGCCGCTCATCGAAGACATGGCGCGGGAGGGCTGGCCGGACTGGTTCCGCGCCGCCGGGTACCCAGGAGCCCGGCTCGACATCCGCCACACCTTCAGCGACACCACCGGCGCGCTCATGGCCGCCGTGCTTGGAATGGGCGTGGCGCTCGCCCGGGAGCAGATCATCGCGCCCTATCTCGCGACGGGCAGCCTCGTGCGGATCCCCGGCCCCGCCCTGCCCGGGCGCGCCAGCTACTACGTGGTGTACCCCTCCCACCGCCGTGTCCGCCCCGCCGCGCGCGCCTTCATCGACTGGCTCATGGACCAGCCCAGGCACCCGACCCCGCCCACGCTCACGCACGCGCCGCCCTCCCGGTAA
- a CDS encoding DMT family transporter produces the protein MSAPSLVRSSSPALPTAAWLNPVELGVLGAMWGSSFMLMRVSAKDFGPLPLVAVRLTLGALVLVPLLWRARAALTRRLWPMIALVGALNAAVPFALFAWAAQRAPAGVGAISNSMSVLFTALVAYFFFGERIGARRAVSLLIGFAGVVVLASGKVAGASLGWAVAAGVSAAFMYGVAANLARRHLGGVPAGATAASTLSVAAVMVWPFALATWPQAPIPGVSWLAASVLGVFGTGIGYVMFYRLIQRLGAARAAVVTYLVPLFAVAWAWLLLSEPLTPTMAVAGLLILGSIALGRRSPA, from the coding sequence ATGAGTGCTCCTTCCCTGGTCCGTTCGTCCTCGCCCGCGCTTCCGACGGCCGCCTGGCTCAACCCCGTGGAGCTGGGGGTGTTGGGCGCGATGTGGGGCTCGTCCTTCATGCTGATGCGGGTCTCCGCCAAGGACTTCGGCCCCCTGCCGCTGGTGGCGGTGCGGCTCACCCTGGGGGCGTTGGTGCTGGTGCCGCTGTTGTGGCGCGCCCGCGCGGCGCTGACCCGGCGGCTGTGGCCCATGATTGCCCTGGTGGGGGCGCTCAACGCCGCGGTGCCCTTCGCCCTGTTCGCCTGGGCGGCGCAGCGGGCCCCGGCGGGGGTGGGCGCCATCTCCAACAGCATGTCGGTGTTGTTCACGGCCCTGGTGGCCTACTTCTTCTTCGGCGAGCGCATCGGCGCGCGGCGCGCGGTGTCGCTGCTCATCGGGTTCGCGGGCGTGGTGGTGCTGGCGAGCGGCAAGGTGGCCGGGGCCAGCCTGGGCTGGGCGGTGGCGGCGGGGGTGTCCGCGGCCTTCATGTATGGCGTGGCGGCCAACCTGGCGCGGCGCCACCTCGGCGGCGTGCCGGCGGGCGCCACCGCCGCGTCGACGTTGTCGGTGGCCGCGGTGATGGTCTGGCCGTTCGCGCTGGCGACCTGGCCCCAGGCGCCCATCCCGGGCGTGTCGTGGCTGGCCGCCTCGGTGCTCGGCGTGTTCGGGACGGGCATTGGCTACGTGATGTTCTACCGGCTCATCCAGCGCCTGGGCGCGGCGCGCGCCGCCGTCGTCACCTACCTGGTGCCGTTGTTCGCGGTGGCCTGGGCCTGGCTGCTGCTCTCCGAACCCCTGACGCCCACCATGGCGGTGGCGGGCCTGCTCATCCTGGGCAGCATCGCGCTGGGGCGGCGCAGCCCGGCGTGA
- a CDS encoding PH domain-containing protein, protein MFGKLAADALGLSDIGKVIAPADYDKVDADDYVMHEDQEKIFFLIKSKSDEYCFTNKALVHLDGTSAASKKRMLRRYPYATHPLSNVMLETAGTIDMDVEIKFRMGARDFSIDVDKKQLEQVKDLYKALFRISEMMHENEISLAHAKTSLEVASTTLGRGQAGSTPIVESFKDLNQAAFAWLAGAQQKYWVKDFGAVFERYIKA, encoded by the coding sequence ATGTTCGGAAAGCTCGCCGCCGACGCGCTCGGCCTCAGTGACATCGGCAAGGTCATCGCCCCGGCGGATTACGACAAGGTCGACGCCGACGACTACGTGATGCACGAGGACCAGGAGAAGATCTTCTTCCTCATCAAGTCGAAGTCGGACGAGTACTGCTTCACCAACAAGGCGCTCGTGCACCTCGACGGCACCAGCGCCGCGAGCAAGAAGCGCATGCTGCGCCGCTACCCCTACGCCACCCATCCCCTCTCCAACGTCATGCTGGAGACGGCCGGCACCATCGACATGGACGTGGAGATCAAGTTCCGCATGGGCGCGCGCGACTTCTCCATCGACGTCGACAAGAAGCAGCTCGAGCAGGTGAAGGACCTCTACAAGGCGCTGTTCCGCATCTCCGAGATGATGCACGAGAACGAGATCTCCCTCGCGCACGCGAAGACGAGCCTGGAGGTCGCGTCGACCACGCTGGGCCGCGGACAGGCGGGCTCCACGCCCATCGTCGAGTCCTTCAAGGACCTCAACCAGGCCGCCTTCGCCTGGCTCGCCGGCGCCCAGCAGAAGTACTGGGTGAAGGACTTCGGCGCCGTGTTCGAGCGCTACATCAAGGCCTGA
- a CDS encoding carboxypeptidase-like regulatory domain-containing protein: MSSSRFLNRQWLGWYAALTGALVVGAACGVSDVGPEAEGPSQSQTLAMCSPVAGATTVCGVVRSPTGAPLGGAQVDLNGTRVTTAADGSFRVVAAVPVGAPLTIAARGYMPHVGAVTRDVLGANFVLQTLHQQTFTGGTVLVTDPRSGAAIQVNLEALASPTGQVVRPLTVGVRYIDTGLLAMPGTDGAVNLSGRQVFLETRGAIYTEVRDAQGSLLSLRAGATAQVFIPITTDMVGAAPASIALWSMPVGSNQWRQQPGTGTKTGGSSGCQGGEGGSCSADVCSRISSQRFTGSTNEIGFINADIEKNTPACLRIEVDAASLPSGTTLPICLDLEIAVPGGGTQTRTTCVGDGVDVMYNLPPNANITVRQSSAYGCPPPPGTSVVVNTGAPWGGTGVPPSPGLCNGVLKIPPLP; the protein is encoded by the coding sequence ATGTCGTCGTCCCGATTCCTGAACAGACAATGGCTGGGGTGGTACGCCGCGCTGACGGGCGCCCTGGTGGTGGGCGCCGCCTGTGGTGTCTCCGACGTCGGGCCCGAGGCCGAAGGACCCTCGCAATCCCAGACGCTCGCGATGTGTAGCCCGGTCGCGGGAGCCACCACCGTCTGCGGCGTGGTCCGCTCGCCGACGGGGGCGCCGCTGGGTGGGGCCCAGGTCGACCTCAACGGCACCCGGGTGACGACGGCCGCGGATGGCTCGTTCCGCGTGGTCGCGGCGGTGCCTGTGGGCGCCCCGCTGACCATCGCCGCGCGGGGCTACATGCCTCACGTCGGCGCCGTCACGCGGGACGTGCTGGGCGCGAACTTCGTGCTCCAGACGCTGCACCAGCAGACCTTCACGGGCGGCACGGTGCTCGTCACGGACCCCCGCAGCGGCGCGGCCATCCAGGTCAACCTGGAGGCGCTGGCCAGCCCCACCGGGCAGGTGGTGCGGCCGTTGACCGTGGGCGTGCGCTACATCGACACGGGCCTGCTGGCGATGCCCGGCACCGACGGCGCCGTCAACCTCTCCGGCCGGCAGGTCTTCCTGGAGACGCGCGGCGCCATCTACACGGAGGTCCGCGACGCCCAGGGGTCGCTCCTGAGCCTGCGCGCCGGGGCCACCGCCCAGGTGTTCATCCCCATCACCACGGACATGGTGGGCGCCGCCCCCGCCAGCATCGCGCTGTGGTCCATGCCCGTGGGCAGCAACCAGTGGCGCCAGCAGCCGGGCACGGGGACCAAGACGGGCGGCTCCTCCGGGTGCCAGGGGGGCGAGGGCGGCTCGTGCAGCGCGGACGTGTGCTCGCGCATCTCCTCGCAGCGCTTCACCGGGAGCACCAACGAGATTGGCTTCATCAACGCCGACATCGAGAAGAACACCCCCGCCTGCCTGCGCATCGAGGTGGACGCCGCCTCGCTGCCCTCCGGCACCACGCTGCCCATCTGCCTGGACCTGGAGATCGCCGTGCCCGGAGGCGGCACCCAGACGCGCACCACCTGCGTGGGAGACGGCGTCGACGTCATGTACAACCTGCCGCCCAACGCCAACATCACCGTCCGCCAGTCCTCGGCCTACGGCTGCCCGCCCCCGCCCGGCACCAGCGTCGTGGTCAACACGGGGGCCCCGTGGGGGGGCACCGGCGTCCCGCCCAGCCCCGGCCTGTGCAACGGCGTGCTGAAGATTCCGCCCCTGCCCTGA
- a CDS encoding LysR family transcriptional regulator, protein MDARRLTCFIAVAETLHFRKAAERLRLAQPALSQHIRRLEEELGCQLLRRDRRRVELTPAGRALLEAGRRALVSLDQAAEAARRTAAGQVAPLRVGFLSPASFSLVPQVLRRLRAEHPEVHLLLREADSTALLEEVRLGGLDVAFVRGPVTAPGVLLEPLRREPLVVVLPADHRLARRTRVPLSELARLEFIGFPRESAPSLHDAVTGMCLEAGFSPAFVTEAGDWYTIVSLVAAGLGCAILPESVSTFHREGAVYRALQGSSRHVELVMARGPTPPGPALQACLRIVSGLTGVDLRP, encoded by the coding sequence ATGGATGCCCGCCGCCTGACTTGTTTCATCGCCGTCGCGGAGACGCTGCACTTCCGCAAGGCCGCGGAGCGGCTGAGGCTCGCGCAGCCCGCCCTCAGTCAGCACATCCGCCGCCTGGAGGAGGAGCTGGGCTGTCAGCTGTTGCGCCGCGACCGTCGCCGCGTGGAGCTGACGCCCGCGGGGCGCGCCTTGTTGGAGGCGGGGCGTCGCGCGCTGGTGTCCCTGGACCAGGCGGCCGAGGCCGCGCGGCGCACCGCGGCCGGGCAGGTGGCGCCCCTGCGCGTGGGGTTCCTGAGTCCGGCCTCCTTCTCGCTCGTGCCCCAGGTGCTGCGTCGGCTGCGCGCCGAGCACCCGGAGGTGCACCTGCTGCTGCGCGAGGCGGACAGCACCGCGTTGCTGGAGGAGGTGCGCCTGGGCGGGTTGGACGTGGCCTTCGTGCGGGGGCCCGTCACCGCGCCGGGCGTCCTCCTGGAGCCGCTGCGCCGCGAGCCGCTCGTCGTGGTGCTGCCGGCGGACCATCGACTCGCGCGGCGGACCCGCGTGCCGCTGTCCGAGCTGGCGCGGCTGGAGTTCATCGGCTTTCCCCGGGAGTCCGCGCCCTCCCTGCACGATGCCGTCACGGGCATGTGCCTGGAGGCGGGCTTCTCCCCCGCGTTCGTCACGGAGGCGGGCGACTGGTACACCATCGTCAGCCTGGTGGCGGCGGGGCTGGGCTGCGCCATCCTCCCGGAGTCGGTGAGCACCTTCCATCGCGAGGGCGCCGTCTACCGCGCCCTCCAGGGCTCGTCCCGCCACGTGGAGCTGGTCATGGCGCGGGGCCCGACACCGCCGGGGCCCGCGCTCCAGGCCTGCCTGCGCATCGTGTCGGGCCTGACGGGCGTGGACCTCAGGCCTTGA